A region of Mustela nigripes isolate SB6536 chromosome 18, MUSNIG.SB6536, whole genome shotgun sequence DNA encodes the following proteins:
- the ADGRA2 gene encoding adhesion G protein-coupled receptor A2 isoform X1, translating to MGAAGRRMLGAPARLLLPLLPWLLLLTPETRGAPGCPVPIRSCKCSGERPKGLSGGAPNPARRRVVCGGGDLPEPPEPSLLPNGTVTLLLSNNKITALRNGSFLGLSLLEKLDLRNNVISTVQPGAFLGLGELKRLDLSNNRIGCLTSETFQGLPRLLRLNISGNIFSSVQPGVFDELPALKVVDLGTEYLTCDCRLRWLLSWARNRSLQLSERTLCAYPSALHAQALGGLQEAQLRCEGALELHTHHLIPSLRQVVFQGDRLPFQCSASYLGNDTRIRWYHNRAPLEGDEQAGILLAESLIHDCTFITSELTLSHIGVWASGEWECSVSTAQGNASKKVEIVVLETSASYCPAERVANNRGDFRWPRTLAGITAYQSCLQYPFTSVPLSGGAPGTRASRRCDRAGRWEPGDYSHCLYTNDITRVLYTFVLMPINASNALTLAHQLRVYTAEAASFSDMMDVVYVAQMIQKFLGYVDQIKELVEVMVDMASNLMLVDEHLLWLAQREDKACSGIVGALERIGGAALSPHAQHISVNSRNVALEAYLIKPHGYVGLTCTAFQRREAGVPGMRPGGPGQNPSPEPEPLADQQLRFRCTTGRPSISLSSFHIKNSVALASIQLPPSLFSSLPAALAPPVPPDCTLQLLVFRNGRLFRSHGNTSRPGAAGPGKRRGVATPVIFAGTSGCGVGNLTEPVAISLRHWAEGAEPVAAWWSQDGPGGPGGWSSEGCQLRSSQPNVSSLHCQHLGNVAVLMELTAFPRAVGGSGAGLHPVVYPCTALLLLCLFSTIITYILNHSSIHVSRKGWHMLLNLCFHMAMTSAVFAGGITLTNYHMVCQAVGITLHYSSLSTLLWMGVKARVLHKELTWRAPPPQEGDLAPPAPRPMLRFYLIAGGIPLIICGITAAVNIHNYRDHSPYCWLVWRPSLGAFYIPVALILLITWIYFLCAGLRLRGPLAQSPKGGTSRVSLETGEELRGSTRLRSSGPLLNDSGSLLATGSAGVVTPGPPEDGDGLYSPGVQLGALVTTHFLYLAMWACGALAVSQRWLPRVVCSCLYGAAASALGLFVFTHHCARRRDVRASWRACCPQASASRASPRAVPAAPEDGSPVFGEVPASLKSSPSGSSGHAPSLGPCKLTNLQLAQSQVCEVGVVARGEGEPEPMGSRGSLAPRHPNNLHHGRRVHKSRAKGHRAGEAGAKNRLKVLRGGAAAGAPELLSSESGSLHNSPSDSYQGSSRNSPGLQLEGEPMLTPSEGSDTSAAPLPEAGRSGQRRSSSRDNLKGGGASAEREGKRRSYPLNAASLNGAPKGAKYDDLGGADTAVSACMKTGLWKSETTV from the exons GGACCTGAGGAACAACGTCATCAGCACGGTGCAGCCTGGTGCCTTCCTGGGCCTGGGGGAGCTGAAGCGTTT AGATCTCTCCAACAACCGGATTGGCTGTCTGACGTCTGAGACCTTCCAAGGCCTCCCCAGACTTCTCCGTCT AAACATATCTGGAAACATCTTCTCCAGTGTGCAACCTGGGGTCTTTGATGAGCTGCCAGCCCTTAAGGTGGT CGATCTTGGCACTGAGTACCTGACATGTGACTGTCGCCTCCGCTGGCTGCTGTCCTGGGCCCGGAATCGCTCCCTGCAGCTCTCCGAGCGCACCCTCTGTGCCTACCCCAGTGCCCTACACGCCCAGGCCCTGGGGGGCCTCCAGGAAGCCCAGCTGCGCTGCG AAGGGGCCCTGGAGCTGCACACGCACCACCTCATCCCATCCCTGCGCCAAGTCGTGTTCCAGGGTGACCGGCTGCCCTTCCAGTGCTCCGCCAGCTACCTGGGCAATGACACTCGCATCCGCTGGTACCACAACCGGGCCCCCCTGGAAGGCGACGAGCAGGCGGGCATCCTCCTGGCAGAGAGCCTCATCCACGACTGCACTTTCATCACCAG CGAGCTGACCCTGTCTCACATCGGCGTGTGGGCGTCAGGGGAGTGGGAGTGCTCCGTGTCCACGGCGCAGGGCAACGCCAGCAAGAAGGTGGAGATTGTGGTGCTGGAGACCTCCGCCTCCTACTGCCCTGCTGAGCGAGTCGCCAACAACCGCGGGGACTTCAG GTGGCCTCGAACTCTGGCTGGCATCACAGCCTACCAGTCCTGCCTACAGTACCCCTTCACCTCGGTGCCCCTGAGCGGGGGTGCCCCAGGCACCCGAGCCTCCCGCCGGTGTGACCGAGCTGGCCGCTGGGAGCCAGGGGACTACTCCCATTGTCTGTACACCAACGACATCACCCGGGTGCTCTACACCTTCGTGCTG ATGCCCATCAATGCCTCCAACGCGCTGACCCTGGCTCACCAGCTGCGAGTGTACACAGCCGAGGCAGCCAGCTTCTCTGACATGATGGATGTTGTCTATGTGGCTCAGATGATCCAGAAATTTCTGGGTTACGTTGACCAGATCAAAGAG CTGGTGGAAGTGATGGTGGACATGGCCAGCAATCTGATGCTGGTGGACGAGCACCTGCTGTGGCTGGCCCAGCGTGAGGACAAGGCCTGCAGTGGCATTGTGGGCGCCCTGGAGCGCATTGGGGGGGCTGCCCTCAGCCCCCACGCCCAGCACATCTCCGTG AACTCAAGGAATGTGGCACTGGAGGCCTATCTCATCAAACCACACGGCTACGTGGGGCTGACCTGCACAGCCTtccagagaagggaggcaggggtgCCGGGCATGCGGCCCGGGGGCCCTGGCCAGAACCCCTCCCCGGAGCCTGAGCCCCTGGCTGATCAGCAGCTCCGCTTCCGCTGTACCACAGGGAGACCCAGCATTTCTCTGTCGTCTTTCCACATCAAG AACAGCGTGGCCCTGGCCTCCATCCAGCTGCCGCCCAGTCTGTTCTCGTCCCTTCCGGCTGCCCTGGCTCCCCCTGTCCCCCCAGACTGCACCCTGCAACTGCTGGTCTTCCGAAATGGCCGCCTCTTCCGCAGCCACGGCAACACCTCCCGCCCTGGAGCTGCTGGGCCTGGCAAGAGGCGTGGTGTGGCCACCCCTGTCATCTTTGCAGGAACCA GTGGCTGCGGTGTGGGCAACCTGACCGAGCCAGTGGCCATTTCGCTTCGGCATTGGGCTGAGGGGGCTGAGCCTGTGGCAGCTTGGTGGAGCCAGGATGGGCCTGGGGGCCCCGGGGGTTGGAGCTCCGAGGGCTGCCAGCTCCGCTCCAGCCAGCCCAATGTCAGCTCCCTGCACTGCCAGCACCTGGGCAATGTGGCCGTGCTCATG GAGCTGACTGCCTTCCCCAGGGCAGTGGGGGGCTCTGGGGCAGGGCTGCATCCCGTCGTGTACCCCTGCACggccctgcttctgctctgcctCTTTTCCACCATCATCACCTACATCCTCAACCACAG CTCCATCCACGTGTCCCGGAAGGGCTGGCACATGCTGCTGAACCTGTGCTTCCACATGGCCATGACCTCCGCCGTCTTTGCAGGAGGCATCACACTCACCAACTACCACATGGTCTGCCAGGCA GTGGGCATCACTCTGCACTACTCTTCATTGTCCACACTGCTCTGGATGGGCGTGAAGGCCCGTGTCCTCCACAAGGAGCTCACCTGGAGAGCGCCCCCTCCACAAGAAGGGGACTTGGCTCCACCCGCACCCCGCCCCATGCTCCG GTTCTATCTGATCGCCGGAGGCATCCCACTCATTATTTGTGGCATCACAGCTGCGGTCAACATCCACAACTACCGGGACCACAGCCCCTA CTGCTGGCTGGTGTGGCGTCCAAGCCTAGGAGCCTTCTACATCCCGGTGGCTTTGATTCTGCTGATCACCTGGATCTATTTCCTGTGTGCGGGACTGCGCTTAAGGGGTCCTCTGGCACAGAGCCCAAAGGGGGGCACCAGCAGGGTGTCCCTGGAGACAGGGGAGGAACTGAGGGGTTCCACCAGGCTTAGGAGCAGCGGCCCCCTCCTGAATGACTCAGGTTCCCTTCTGGCAACTGGGAGTGCTGGGGTGGTGACACCCGGGCCCCCAGAGGATGGTGATGGCCTCTATTCTCCGGGCGTCCAACTGGGGGCGCTGGTGACCACTCATTTCCTGTATCTGGCCATGTGGGCCTGTGGGGCTCTGGCTGTGTCCCAGCGCTGGCTGCCCAGGGTGGTGTGCAGCTGCTTGTATGGGGCGGCGGCCTCCGCCCTGGGACTCTTTGTCTTCACCCACCATTGTGCCCGGCGCCGGGATGTTAGGGCCTCCTGGCGAGCCTGCTGCCCCCAGGCCTCAGCCTCCCGCGCCTCACCCCGGGCTGTGCCCGCCGCCCCAGAGGACGGTTCCCCGGTATTCGGAGAGGTCCCCGCCTCCCTCAAGTCCTCCCCGAGTGGCAGCAGCGGCCATGCACCGTCCCTGGGCCCCTGCAAGCTCACCAACCTGCAGCTAGCCCAGAGTCAGGTGTgcgaggtgggggtggtggcccGCGGGGAAGGGGAGCCGGAGCCCATGGGCTCCCGGGGCAGCCTCGCTCCCCGCCACCCCAACAACTTGCACCATGGGCGCCGAGTGCACAAGAGTCGGGCCAAGGGGCACCGCGCGGGGGAGGCCGGCGCCAAGAACCGGCTCAAGGTGCTGCGCGGGGGAGCGGCGGCCGGGGCGCCTGAGCTGCTGTCCAGTGAGAGCGGCAGCTTGCACAACAGCCCGTCTGACAGCTACCAGGGCAGCAGCCGCAACAGCCCGGGCCTTCAGCTCGAGGGCGAGCCCATGCTCACGCCGTCGGAGGGCAGCGACACGAGCGCAGCACCGCTTCCCGAGGCCGGCCGGTCGGGCCAGCGCCGCAGCTCCAGTCGCGACAACCTCAAGGGCGGTGGGGCCAGCGCGGAGCGGGAGGGCAAGCGGCGCTCATACCCGCTCAACGCCGCCAGCCTCAACGGCGCACCCAAGGGGGCCAAGTACGACGACCTCGGCGGGGCGGACACGGCGGTCAGCGCCTGCATGAAGACGGGTCTCTGGAAGAGCGAGACCACCGTCTAG
- the ADGRA2 gene encoding adhesion G protein-coupled receptor A2 isoform X2 produces the protein MGAAGRRMLGAPARLLLPLLPWLLLLTPETRGAPGCPVPIRSCKCSGERPKGLSGGAPNPARRRVVCGGGDLPEPPEPSLLPNGTVTLLLSNNKITALRNGSFLGLSLLEKLDLRNNVISTVQPGAFLGLGELKRLDLSNNRIGCLTSETFQGLPRLLRLNISGNIFSSVQPGVFDELPALKVVDLGTEYLTCDCRLRWLLSWARNRSLQLSERTLCAYPSALHAQALGGLQEAQLRCEGALELHTHHLIPSLRQVVFQGDRLPFQCSASYLGNDTRIRWYHNRAPLEGDEQAGILLAESLIHDCTFITSELTLSHIGVWASGEWECSVSTAQGNASKKVEIVVLETSASYCPAERVANNRGDFRWPRTLAGITAYQSCLQYPFTSVPLSGGAPGTRASRRCDRAGRWEPGDYSHCLYTNDITRVLYTFVLMPINASNALTLAHQLRVYTAEAASFSDMMDVVYVAQMIQKFLGYVDQIKELVEVMVDMASNLMLVDEHLLWLAQREDKACSGIVGALERIGGAALSPHAQHISVNSRNVALEAYLIKPHGYVGLTCTAFQRREAGVPGMRPGGPGQNPSPEPEPLADQQLRFRCTTGRPSISLSSFHIKNSVALASIQLPPSLFSSLPAALAPPVPPDCTLQLLVFRNGRLFRSHGNTSRPGAAGPGKRRGVATPVIFAGTSGCGVGNLTEPVAISLRHWAEGAEPVAAWWSQDGPGGPGGWSSEGCQLRSSQPNVSSLHCQHLGNVAVLMELTAFPRAVGGSGAGLHPVVYPCTALLLLCLFSTIITYILNHRFYLIAGGIPLIICGITAAVNIHNYRDHSPYCWLVWRPSLGAFYIPVALILLITWIYFLCAGLRLRGPLAQSPKGGTSRVSLETGEELRGSTRLRSSGPLLNDSGSLLATGSAGVVTPGPPEDGDGLYSPGVQLGALVTTHFLYLAMWACGALAVSQRWLPRVVCSCLYGAAASALGLFVFTHHCARRRDVRASWRACCPQASASRASPRAVPAAPEDGSPVFGEVPASLKSSPSGSSGHAPSLGPCKLTNLQLAQSQVCEVGVVARGEGEPEPMGSRGSLAPRHPNNLHHGRRVHKSRAKGHRAGEAGAKNRLKVLRGGAAAGAPELLSSESGSLHNSPSDSYQGSSRNSPGLQLEGEPMLTPSEGSDTSAAPLPEAGRSGQRRSSSRDNLKGGGASAEREGKRRSYPLNAASLNGAPKGAKYDDLGGADTAVSACMKTGLWKSETTV, from the exons GGACCTGAGGAACAACGTCATCAGCACGGTGCAGCCTGGTGCCTTCCTGGGCCTGGGGGAGCTGAAGCGTTT AGATCTCTCCAACAACCGGATTGGCTGTCTGACGTCTGAGACCTTCCAAGGCCTCCCCAGACTTCTCCGTCT AAACATATCTGGAAACATCTTCTCCAGTGTGCAACCTGGGGTCTTTGATGAGCTGCCAGCCCTTAAGGTGGT CGATCTTGGCACTGAGTACCTGACATGTGACTGTCGCCTCCGCTGGCTGCTGTCCTGGGCCCGGAATCGCTCCCTGCAGCTCTCCGAGCGCACCCTCTGTGCCTACCCCAGTGCCCTACACGCCCAGGCCCTGGGGGGCCTCCAGGAAGCCCAGCTGCGCTGCG AAGGGGCCCTGGAGCTGCACACGCACCACCTCATCCCATCCCTGCGCCAAGTCGTGTTCCAGGGTGACCGGCTGCCCTTCCAGTGCTCCGCCAGCTACCTGGGCAATGACACTCGCATCCGCTGGTACCACAACCGGGCCCCCCTGGAAGGCGACGAGCAGGCGGGCATCCTCCTGGCAGAGAGCCTCATCCACGACTGCACTTTCATCACCAG CGAGCTGACCCTGTCTCACATCGGCGTGTGGGCGTCAGGGGAGTGGGAGTGCTCCGTGTCCACGGCGCAGGGCAACGCCAGCAAGAAGGTGGAGATTGTGGTGCTGGAGACCTCCGCCTCCTACTGCCCTGCTGAGCGAGTCGCCAACAACCGCGGGGACTTCAG GTGGCCTCGAACTCTGGCTGGCATCACAGCCTACCAGTCCTGCCTACAGTACCCCTTCACCTCGGTGCCCCTGAGCGGGGGTGCCCCAGGCACCCGAGCCTCCCGCCGGTGTGACCGAGCTGGCCGCTGGGAGCCAGGGGACTACTCCCATTGTCTGTACACCAACGACATCACCCGGGTGCTCTACACCTTCGTGCTG ATGCCCATCAATGCCTCCAACGCGCTGACCCTGGCTCACCAGCTGCGAGTGTACACAGCCGAGGCAGCCAGCTTCTCTGACATGATGGATGTTGTCTATGTGGCTCAGATGATCCAGAAATTTCTGGGTTACGTTGACCAGATCAAAGAG CTGGTGGAAGTGATGGTGGACATGGCCAGCAATCTGATGCTGGTGGACGAGCACCTGCTGTGGCTGGCCCAGCGTGAGGACAAGGCCTGCAGTGGCATTGTGGGCGCCCTGGAGCGCATTGGGGGGGCTGCCCTCAGCCCCCACGCCCAGCACATCTCCGTG AACTCAAGGAATGTGGCACTGGAGGCCTATCTCATCAAACCACACGGCTACGTGGGGCTGACCTGCACAGCCTtccagagaagggaggcaggggtgCCGGGCATGCGGCCCGGGGGCCCTGGCCAGAACCCCTCCCCGGAGCCTGAGCCCCTGGCTGATCAGCAGCTCCGCTTCCGCTGTACCACAGGGAGACCCAGCATTTCTCTGTCGTCTTTCCACATCAAG AACAGCGTGGCCCTGGCCTCCATCCAGCTGCCGCCCAGTCTGTTCTCGTCCCTTCCGGCTGCCCTGGCTCCCCCTGTCCCCCCAGACTGCACCCTGCAACTGCTGGTCTTCCGAAATGGCCGCCTCTTCCGCAGCCACGGCAACACCTCCCGCCCTGGAGCTGCTGGGCCTGGCAAGAGGCGTGGTGTGGCCACCCCTGTCATCTTTGCAGGAACCA GTGGCTGCGGTGTGGGCAACCTGACCGAGCCAGTGGCCATTTCGCTTCGGCATTGGGCTGAGGGGGCTGAGCCTGTGGCAGCTTGGTGGAGCCAGGATGGGCCTGGGGGCCCCGGGGGTTGGAGCTCCGAGGGCTGCCAGCTCCGCTCCAGCCAGCCCAATGTCAGCTCCCTGCACTGCCAGCACCTGGGCAATGTGGCCGTGCTCATG GAGCTGACTGCCTTCCCCAGGGCAGTGGGGGGCTCTGGGGCAGGGCTGCATCCCGTCGTGTACCCCTGCACggccctgcttctgctctgcctCTTTTCCACCATCATCACCTACATCCTCAACCACAG GTTCTATCTGATCGCCGGAGGCATCCCACTCATTATTTGTGGCATCACAGCTGCGGTCAACATCCACAACTACCGGGACCACAGCCCCTA CTGCTGGCTGGTGTGGCGTCCAAGCCTAGGAGCCTTCTACATCCCGGTGGCTTTGATTCTGCTGATCACCTGGATCTATTTCCTGTGTGCGGGACTGCGCTTAAGGGGTCCTCTGGCACAGAGCCCAAAGGGGGGCACCAGCAGGGTGTCCCTGGAGACAGGGGAGGAACTGAGGGGTTCCACCAGGCTTAGGAGCAGCGGCCCCCTCCTGAATGACTCAGGTTCCCTTCTGGCAACTGGGAGTGCTGGGGTGGTGACACCCGGGCCCCCAGAGGATGGTGATGGCCTCTATTCTCCGGGCGTCCAACTGGGGGCGCTGGTGACCACTCATTTCCTGTATCTGGCCATGTGGGCCTGTGGGGCTCTGGCTGTGTCCCAGCGCTGGCTGCCCAGGGTGGTGTGCAGCTGCTTGTATGGGGCGGCGGCCTCCGCCCTGGGACTCTTTGTCTTCACCCACCATTGTGCCCGGCGCCGGGATGTTAGGGCCTCCTGGCGAGCCTGCTGCCCCCAGGCCTCAGCCTCCCGCGCCTCACCCCGGGCTGTGCCCGCCGCCCCAGAGGACGGTTCCCCGGTATTCGGAGAGGTCCCCGCCTCCCTCAAGTCCTCCCCGAGTGGCAGCAGCGGCCATGCACCGTCCCTGGGCCCCTGCAAGCTCACCAACCTGCAGCTAGCCCAGAGTCAGGTGTgcgaggtgggggtggtggcccGCGGGGAAGGGGAGCCGGAGCCCATGGGCTCCCGGGGCAGCCTCGCTCCCCGCCACCCCAACAACTTGCACCATGGGCGCCGAGTGCACAAGAGTCGGGCCAAGGGGCACCGCGCGGGGGAGGCCGGCGCCAAGAACCGGCTCAAGGTGCTGCGCGGGGGAGCGGCGGCCGGGGCGCCTGAGCTGCTGTCCAGTGAGAGCGGCAGCTTGCACAACAGCCCGTCTGACAGCTACCAGGGCAGCAGCCGCAACAGCCCGGGCCTTCAGCTCGAGGGCGAGCCCATGCTCACGCCGTCGGAGGGCAGCGACACGAGCGCAGCACCGCTTCCCGAGGCCGGCCGGTCGGGCCAGCGCCGCAGCTCCAGTCGCGACAACCTCAAGGGCGGTGGGGCCAGCGCGGAGCGGGAGGGCAAGCGGCGCTCATACCCGCTCAACGCCGCCAGCCTCAACGGCGCACCCAAGGGGGCCAAGTACGACGACCTCGGCGGGGCGGACACGGCGGTCAGCGCCTGCATGAAGACGGGTCTCTGGAAGAGCGAGACCACCGTCTAG
- the BRF2 gene encoding transcription factor IIIB 50 kDa subunit — protein MPGGGRCPDCGSTELVEDAHYSQSQLVCSDCGCVVTEGVLTTTFSDEGNLREVTYSRSTGENEQVTRSQQRGLRRVRDLCRVLQLPSTFEDTAVAYYQQAYRHPGIRAARLQKKEVLVGCCVLITCRQHNWPLTMGTICALLYADLDVFSGTYMQIVKLLGLDVPSLCLADLVKTYCSSFKLFQASPSVPAKYVEDKEKMLSRTLQLVELADETWLVTGRHPLPVITAATFLAWQSLQPSERLRCSLARFCKLANVDLPCPASSRLQELLAVLLRMAEQLAWLQVLRLDKRSVVKHIGDLLQHRHTLVRKAFRDGPAELEGGGKELQGQDLGPGRGKAEAASSSSDRPEGKRPASPALLLPPCMLKPPKRICPPPPISTVTGDEDISDSEIEQYLRTPQEMRDFQKAQAARQAATGVPNPP, from the exons ATGCCGGGCGGAGGCCGCTGCCCGGATTGCGGGTCCACGGAGCTCGTGGAAGACGCGCACTATTCGCAGAGCCAGCTGGTGTGTTCAGACTGTGGCTGCGTGGTCACCGAGGGGGTCCTTACTACCACCTTCAGCGACGAAGGCAACCTCCGAG AAGTAACCTATTCCCGAAGCACAGGGGAAAATGAACAAGTTACTCGCAGCCAACAACGAG GTCTCCGCCGCGTGAGAGACCTCTGCCGAGTCCTGCAGTTGCCATCGACATTTGAGGACACGGCGGTTGCCTACTACCAGCAGGCCTACCGGCACCCTGGCATCCGCGCCGCCAGGCTGCAAAAGAAGGAGGTGCTGGTTGGGTGCTGTGTCTTGATCACCTGCCGGCAGCATAACTGGCCCCTCACCATGGGAACCATCTGCGCCCTGTTGTATGCAGATCTGGATGTGTTTTCTGGCACCTACATGCAGATAGTGAAGCTCCTGGGGCTGGATGTGCCGTCTCTGTGCTTGGCAGACCTGGTGAAGACTTACTGTAGCAG CTTCAAACTGTTCCAAGCTTCCCCATCCGTGCCAGCCAAATACgtggaagacaaagagaagatgCTCTCTCGAACACTGCAGTTGGTGGAGCTGGCAGATGAGACCTGGCTGGTGACCGGGAGGCATCCCTTGCCTGTCATCACTGCGGCTACCTTCCTGGCTTGGCAGTCGTTGCAGCCTTCAGAGCGTCTGAGGTGTTCCCTCGCCCGGTTTTGTAAATTGGCGAACGTGGACCTGCCCTGTCCTGCTTCCTCCCGCCTGCAGGAGCTGCTGGCTGTGCTGCTGCGGATGGCCGAGCAGCTGGCCTGGCTGCAGGTGCTGAGGCTCGACAAGCGGTCTGTGGTGAAGCACATCGGCGACCTCCTGCAGCACCGCCACACGTTGGTCCGCAAGGCCTTTCGAGACGGACCGGCAGAGCTGGAAGGCGGGGGGAAGGAGCTGCAGGGACAGGATCTGGGGCCAGGGCGGGGAAAAGCAGAGGCGGCGAGTAGTTCCTCAGATCGGCCCGAGGGCAAGCGGCCAGCCAGTCCTGCCCTTCTCCTCCCACCTTGCATGTTGAAGCCCCCGAAGCGgatctgtcccccaccccctatCTCCACGGTCACCGGCGATGAGGACATTTCTGATAGTGAAATAGAGCAGTATTTGCGTACCCCTCAGGAAATGAGGGACTTTCAAAAAGCTCAAGCTGCCAGACAGGCTGCCACAGGGGTCCCTAACCCTCCCTGA